A DNA window from Streptomyces asoensis contains the following coding sequences:
- a CDS encoding GntR family transcriptional regulator produces MAYEVEAPKYLRLAQTIQQRIEDGTYPPGTKVPSENQLVQAFGMSRPTVVRALELLKRDGWLESRQGFGTIVRGRPAAAEQKDRRGREMLERDESQTPGRLVVVDQVPVPARVGSVLGLPKRAKVLMRRFLVEVDGEAVELASSYFPAGLVEGTELGHSEPLGVGVREHLEGRKKVRFDHVTERVSARMPDAAEAELLGLPDGVPVLSVLVVARDASGQALQVSDVLLPADGQELEDTYRLG; encoded by the coding sequence ATGGCGTATGAAGTAGAGGCGCCGAAGTACCTACGCCTCGCGCAGACGATTCAGCAGCGCATCGAGGACGGCACCTACCCGCCGGGCACGAAGGTCCCCAGTGAAAATCAGCTGGTCCAGGCGTTCGGAATGTCCCGCCCGACCGTCGTGCGTGCTCTTGAGCTGCTGAAGCGGGACGGCTGGTTGGAGTCCCGCCAGGGGTTCGGCACCATCGTGCGCGGCCGGCCTGCCGCCGCCGAGCAGAAGGACCGCCGCGGGCGCGAAATGCTGGAGCGCGACGAGTCGCAAACTCCGGGGCGTCTGGTCGTGGTCGACCAGGTGCCGGTGCCCGCGCGCGTCGGCTCCGTCCTGGGGCTGCCCAAGCGGGCCAAGGTCCTCATGCGCCGATTCCTGGTCGAGGTGGATGGCGAGGCTGTTGAACTTGCGTCCTCGTACTTCCCGGCTGGCCTCGTCGAAGGCACTGAGCTCGGGCACTCCGAACCGCTGGGCGTCGGCGTCCGAGAACACCTTGAGGGCCGGAAGAAGGTCCGATTCGACCATGTGACGGAGCGCGTCTCGGCCCGCATGCCGGATGCCGCTGAGGCTGAGCTCCTCGGCCTGCCTGATGGCGTGCCCGTCCTCAGCGTCCTGGTCGTCGCCCGCGATGCGTCCGGCCAGGCTTTGCAGGTCTCTGACGTGCTGCTTCCTGCCGATGGGCAGGAACTCGAAGATACCTACCGACTCGGCTGA
- a CDS encoding ATP-binding protein gives MAFTIDRYPSEDSPRLGAMTLYPVAESVHLARRWFRKFIAPYNPACSVDDCVLMISELVTNAIVYGRSDEVWRVRVEWFRDGASLKVEVHNAGFPARARLRQPDAVDAHGRGLLLVDSIAESWHSGPSRFGGTVVSFVMADAWPT, from the coding sequence ATGGCCTTTACGATCGATCGCTATCCCTCTGAGGACTCGCCGCGACTCGGGGCGATGACCCTGTATCCCGTCGCTGAGTCCGTGCACCTGGCCAGGCGTTGGTTCCGGAAGTTCATCGCTCCGTACAACCCGGCCTGTTCGGTCGACGACTGCGTACTGATGATCTCGGAACTCGTGACGAACGCCATCGTCTACGGGCGGTCCGATGAGGTGTGGCGTGTCCGGGTGGAGTGGTTCCGGGACGGGGCCTCGCTCAAGGTCGAGGTGCACAACGCCGGCTTCCCGGCCAGGGCGCGGCTGCGGCAGCCTGACGCTGTCGACGCGCACGGGCGCGGACTGCTCCTCGTTGACTCCATCGCCGAGTCCTGGCACTCGGGGCCCAGTCGCTTCGGCGGGACGGTCGTCTCCTTCGTGATGGCCGATGCCTGGCCGACCTGA
- a CDS encoding GntR family transcriptional regulator has translation MPQIEEAQPKYLQIAHYIRDQILRGDLRPGDEVPSERQLATNWKVSRPTAARSLEALSNQGLVEKRQGSGTYVRSLEVNRRARELYGRARQTGKIYTPGEYAVITSAGWLDAPDHVAEALGLVKDRRAVHRRRVTNNQDGPITLSTSWFAPDVGQRAPKLLEPERIQEGTLMYVENMTGRQGSYAEDRMCARQATDEESADLQLDSGSAVLIVHHVVFDLQDRPLEFAEATYPPQRWAFEQGYPLT, from the coding sequence ATGCCTCAGATCGAAGAGGCGCAACCGAAGTATCTCCAGATCGCTCACTACATCCGCGATCAGATCCTTCGGGGCGACCTCAGGCCGGGGGACGAGGTGCCCTCGGAGCGGCAGCTTGCGACGAACTGGAAGGTGTCCAGGCCGACGGCCGCGCGGTCGTTGGAGGCGCTGAGCAATCAGGGGCTCGTGGAGAAGCGGCAGGGTTCTGGCACGTACGTGCGCAGCCTTGAAGTGAACCGAAGGGCAAGGGAGTTGTACGGGCGGGCGCGGCAGACGGGGAAGATCTACACCCCTGGTGAGTACGCGGTCATCACCTCGGCCGGCTGGTTGGATGCTCCGGACCACGTCGCTGAGGCGCTGGGCCTGGTGAAGGATCGGCGGGCCGTGCACCGCCGGCGAGTGACGAACAACCAGGACGGGCCCATCACCCTGTCCACTTCGTGGTTCGCGCCGGACGTCGGGCAGCGGGCGCCCAAGCTCCTGGAGCCGGAGCGGATCCAAGAGGGCACCCTGATGTACGTCGAGAACATGACGGGGCGGCAGGGGAGTTACGCCGAGGACCGGATGTGTGCCCGGCAGGCGACCGACGAGGAGTCGGCAGACCTGCAACTGGATTCTGGATCAGCGGTCTTGATCGTGCACCATGTCGTCTTCGACCTCCAGGACCGGCCATTGGAGTTCGCCGAAGCCACGTACCCGCCGCAGCGCTGGGCGTTCGAGCAGGGCTACCCCCTCACCTGA
- a CDS encoding DUF1152 domain-containing protein, giving the protein MTRLIVAAGGGGDAVASAMLDAALYGDDDQAVILTYAWDRLLVDPIPGPRGPADFTGLEPLTPSVWSVPAEARPIAPAGSTLPRLAAELPHTFALIDPHHGVEGVTRQLEELISRLRPDSIDLLDVGGDILARGDEPTLKSPLADALTLAACCQVNAPVRLLVAGPGLDGELPLDEVRSVLGPLVHTFTAKDTEPVSAVLEWHPSEATGMLAATARGIRGVCEVRDAGLPIPLTDAGPTVHEVDLDDALNRNELARAILSTTALGEVEAHSREVCGYSEIDYERNKAAWLKEQPTVKLDPETVLPQLAEFENEARSRGVTHTTFRRLTEALGMPGSQREDLRALLIHSRPDRYAAPLWELTAVEHKTQPR; this is encoded by the coding sequence ATGACGCGGTTGATCGTCGCAGCAGGAGGAGGGGGCGACGCAGTCGCCTCCGCAATGCTTGACGCCGCCTTGTACGGCGACGACGACCAGGCGGTGATCCTCACCTACGCGTGGGACCGCCTGTTGGTCGACCCGATCCCAGGCCCCCGCGGCCCCGCCGACTTCACGGGACTCGAACCACTCACCCCGTCTGTCTGGTCGGTGCCGGCCGAAGCCCGCCCGATCGCTCCAGCAGGCTCCACACTCCCCCGGCTCGCGGCAGAGCTCCCACACACCTTCGCCCTGATCGATCCGCATCACGGCGTCGAAGGTGTCACGCGCCAACTCGAAGAGCTGATCAGCCGATTGAGGCCGGACTCAATCGACCTCCTGGACGTGGGGGGTGACATCCTCGCGCGAGGCGATGAGCCGACGCTCAAGAGCCCGCTTGCCGACGCTCTGACTCTGGCCGCGTGCTGCCAGGTGAACGCTCCCGTGCGACTTCTGGTCGCAGGCCCCGGCCTGGACGGTGAACTTCCGCTCGACGAGGTGCGCAGCGTGCTTGGCCCCCTCGTCCACACCTTCACCGCGAAGGACACTGAGCCGGTCAGCGCAGTCCTGGAGTGGCACCCGTCCGAGGCAACCGGGATGCTCGCAGCGACAGCACGAGGGATACGCGGCGTCTGCGAAGTGCGGGACGCCGGATTGCCCATCCCACTCACAGACGCCGGCCCGACGGTCCACGAAGTCGACCTGGACGACGCGCTGAACCGCAACGAGCTGGCCCGCGCCATCCTCTCGACCACCGCTCTGGGTGAGGTCGAGGCGCACAGCCGCGAGGTCTGCGGCTACTCGGAAATCGACTACGAGCGCAACAAGGCCGCGTGGCTCAAAGAGCAGCCGACGGTGAAGCTCGATCCTGAGACCGTGCTGCCGCAGCTCGCCGAGTTCGAGAACGAGGCTCGAAGCCGCGGAGTCACCCACACGACGTTCCGCCGGCTCACCGAGGCTTTGGGCATGCCCGGCAGCCAGCGCGAAGACCTCCGGGCACTGCTCATCCATAGCCGGCCAGATCGATACGCAGCCCCTCTCTGGGAGCTGACAGCCGTGGAGCACAAGACTCAACCGCGATGA
- a CDS encoding DUF4209 domain-containing protein, with protein sequence MISRDDQIGSIASAIDQAAQASSKFEAVRALRTTLLCGIPSDVPVEEITDLPVKAAIWAFDYRISVQRDNDRQRAVVEPRFRGASGETDPPKVAAVAEEVVEVWHALASKVTSPWGLARLQHLLFERRFGRAHEYAIAAAKSYLAAAMNWEIGLDRAGLLGIALRVARSVNSRDQADLIVSQLMSDARQELSGDGRRPGVFMRLMESILAERNPPSGVDDLLKDAFTKYADPFIRDNVLRLQIARASDAEAKNQLWGKLVEVWNEAAKDSQGIVRAAHLKKALECAEGSQDRELVERAAANLQGLRKDDLGLATFTASTSIDDAEIERLLAPMGEAGNWQQALIDLYQIYGPATGGLTQNKARVEQHAREFVLSGLFSKELLGGDGLPRYRAQSDEDRDAMALAEQESYNIQIFAPILAMALSRIADTYGIPSESELAEFFAQAPLTDEDLAHALARAFIRYWTGDAEGAAFTIIPRIETIVRNLVIAMDRGVYRIQRDQKPGQYPGLGYLLDILKVHGMDESWHRCVLTVCANPAGGWNIRNEVAHGFIPNIGIPPAAVVLQLAVYLWSLNAIQDDAADD encoded by the coding sequence ATGATTTCACGAGATGACCAAATTGGGAGCATAGCTTCTGCCATTGATCAAGCAGCCCAGGCTTCATCTAAGTTTGAAGCTGTACGAGCTTTGCGTACGACCTTGCTCTGCGGAATACCAAGCGATGTACCGGTAGAGGAAATTACCGATCTTCCAGTAAAGGCGGCCATTTGGGCTTTCGATTACAGAATTTCGGTTCAGCGTGACAATGATCGACAAAGGGCGGTGGTGGAGCCGCGCTTCCGTGGAGCTTCAGGAGAAACAGACCCGCCGAAGGTCGCTGCTGTTGCCGAAGAAGTCGTTGAGGTGTGGCATGCGTTGGCCTCAAAAGTGACATCCCCTTGGGGATTGGCACGCCTTCAGCATTTGCTATTTGAACGACGCTTTGGGCGGGCCCATGAGTATGCAATCGCAGCGGCTAAAAGCTATCTAGCAGCTGCGATGAATTGGGAAATAGGACTTGATCGAGCGGGGCTTTTGGGGATTGCGCTGAGGGTCGCGCGATCGGTGAATTCTCGCGATCAGGCAGACCTGATCGTGAGTCAATTGATGAGTGATGCACGCCAGGAACTTTCTGGGGATGGCCGACGCCCTGGTGTATTTATGCGCCTGATGGAATCAATTCTCGCGGAACGCAATCCTCCAAGTGGAGTTGATGATCTCCTGAAGGATGCCTTTACTAAATATGCCGACCCCTTCATTCGCGACAATGTTTTGAGACTTCAGATTGCTAGGGCCTCAGACGCGGAGGCGAAGAATCAGCTCTGGGGGAAGCTGGTAGAGGTATGGAATGAGGCGGCAAAAGACTCTCAGGGAATCGTCCGAGCCGCCCATCTAAAGAAAGCGCTCGAATGTGCCGAGGGTAGCCAAGACCGTGAACTGGTTGAGCGTGCGGCTGCTAACTTGCAGGGCCTACGCAAGGATGACCTGGGGTTGGCCACCTTTACGGCGTCGACCAGTATTGATGATGCAGAGATTGAGCGTTTGCTCGCACCCATGGGTGAAGCGGGTAATTGGCAGCAAGCCTTGATTGATCTCTATCAGATTTATGGTCCAGCAACCGGAGGCCTGACGCAGAATAAGGCCAGAGTGGAACAACATGCACGCGAGTTTGTGCTTAGTGGGCTATTCTCGAAAGAGCTGCTTGGGGGCGACGGTCTGCCACGATATCGTGCTCAATCGGACGAAGATCGCGATGCCATGGCTCTTGCGGAGCAAGAGTCTTACAACATTCAGATTTTTGCCCCGATTCTAGCCATGGCCCTTTCGAGGATAGCTGATACATATGGAATCCCTAGCGAAAGTGAACTGGCAGAATTCTTTGCGCAAGCGCCACTCACTGATGAAGATCTGGCCCATGCACTAGCGCGAGCCTTCATTCGCTATTGGACGGGCGATGCCGAAGGCGCGGCATTCACTATCATCCCCAGAATCGAGACCATAGTTCGCAATCTAGTGATCGCTATGGATCGGGGCGTCTATCGAATTCAGCGCGACCAGAAGCCTGGACAGTATCCCGGGTTGGGATACCTGCTTGATATCTTGAAAGTCCACGGCATGGATGAGTCGTGGCATCGATGCGTACTGACAGTTTGCGCTAACCCTGCTGGTGGTTGGAATATCAGAAATGAGGTGGCTCATGGATTTATTCCGAACATTGGAATACCGCCCGCTGCCGTGGTATTGCAGCTTGCAGTTTATCTGTGGTCTCTAAACGCTATTCAGGACGATGCTGCTGACGATTGA
- a CDS encoding DUF4265 domain-containing protein: MTTPEAPYIKVHFRLEIEDDWPPASVESLWAVDQGDGTARLDNIPWFVRGIACGDIVATEPDDEGVRWAGEVVRHSENCTIRLIVLRDGGSGAARQSVLNAFHELGVCGEGIERFRMVALDIPPTANLAKVHKLLNHGVAKEWWDMEEGCVTAQWRAASVG; the protein is encoded by the coding sequence ATGACGACTCCCGAAGCCCCCTACATAAAGGTGCACTTCCGGCTTGAGATCGAAGACGACTGGCCCCCGGCATCAGTGGAGAGTCTGTGGGCGGTGGACCAAGGCGACGGCACCGCACGGCTCGACAACATCCCCTGGTTCGTCCGAGGCATCGCATGCGGAGACATCGTGGCCACCGAGCCCGATGACGAAGGCGTGCGATGGGCCGGCGAGGTAGTTCGTCATTCGGAGAACTGCACCATCCGCCTCATCGTGCTTCGTGACGGCGGTTCCGGAGCCGCACGGCAGAGCGTGCTCAACGCGTTTCATGAACTCGGCGTCTGCGGCGAGGGCATAGAACGGTTCCGCATGGTCGCCCTGGACATCCCGCCCACCGCCAATCTCGCCAAGGTGCATAAGCTGCTCAACCACGGTGTGGCCAAGGAGTGGTGGGACATGGAAGAGGGGTGCGTCACCGCGCAGTGGCGGGCTGCTTCCGTCGGCTGA